One genomic segment of Chitinophaga sancti includes these proteins:
- a CDS encoding SHOCT domain-containing protein, which yields MRLKFLQVVLLKRDYLFLLSPGNSTTLFPSQALPVEKLLDRLFLIIQSEWIRAKQPAAAPAVAPAAPTVLDQIEQLNDLKNKGILTEEEFQNKKKELLAKL from the coding sequence TTGAGATTAAAGTTTTTGCAGGTAGTCCTGTTAAAAAGGGACTACCTGTTTTTGTTATCACCAGGAAATTCGACCACTTTGTTTCCGTCCCAGGCATTGCCAGTGGAGAAACTGCTGGATAGGCTATTTTTGATTATTCAGTCAGAATGGATCAGGGCAAAACAGCCGGCAGCAGCACCGGCGGTGGCACCAGCAGCTCCTACCGTATTGGATCAGATTGAGCAGTTGAATGACCTGAAGAACAAAGGAATTTTGACCGAGGAGGAATTTCAGAATAAGAAGAAGGAGCTACTAGCTAAGTTGTGA
- a CDS encoding NAD(P)-binding protein, whose product MKTNQDITLSPDLQSHSAGTGPTRTQHPVYANLLPPCNNTCPAGENIQGWLSLAQAGNYEAAWRTIMEDNPFPAVMGRVCYHTCEVQCNRTHIDSAVNIHAVERFLGDEALHKGWTIATPPTTGKRVLIVGAGPAGLSAAYHLRRKGHEVEIHEAGPIAGGMMHFGIPAYRLPRHELDQEVARICKMGVSVEYNHKVEDLLHEKEQGKFDAVFLAIGSHLSKKIDLPAKDAFKMMDAISFLKQVEEGDAPQLGRRVAIYGGGNTAMDAARTAKRLGVEDTMIIYRRDRANMPAHDFEAQEALEEGVNIHWLRAIKSVDGMTMTVEVMELVDGKPVPTGRFETLEADSLIMALGQETDTGFLKNIPGITFTPDDNVCVDSSMMTGYPGIFAGGDMVPGERNVTIAIGHGKKTARYIDAYLNNKTYTPSAKSPLIGYEKLHRWYRTYAPQGTQVVRPAEDRIAGFDEVTYGLREKEVLFEARRCLSCGNCFECDGCFGACPQKAITKLGPGNGYSFNYDICTGCAVCSEQCSCHAIEMVPGA is encoded by the coding sequence ATGAAAACAAATCAGGATATTACCTTATCGCCTGATCTGCAAAGCCACAGTGCTGGCACCGGCCCTACAAGGACACAACATCCTGTATACGCCAACCTGCTGCCACCCTGCAACAACACCTGTCCGGCAGGTGAAAACATTCAAGGGTGGCTGTCGCTGGCCCAGGCCGGCAATTATGAAGCCGCCTGGCGCACGATCATGGAAGACAACCCATTTCCTGCCGTCATGGGCAGGGTTTGCTATCACACCTGTGAGGTGCAATGCAATCGAACGCATATTGACAGTGCTGTCAATATCCACGCTGTAGAAAGATTTCTTGGAGACGAAGCCCTGCATAAAGGATGGACCATCGCTACCCCGCCGACTACCGGCAAACGGGTATTGATTGTCGGCGCCGGCCCTGCAGGCCTCTCTGCCGCCTATCACCTGAGGCGTAAGGGACATGAAGTGGAAATTCATGAAGCCGGCCCTATTGCCGGTGGAATGATGCACTTTGGCATCCCCGCTTACCGCCTGCCACGTCATGAACTGGATCAGGAAGTAGCACGCATCTGTAAAATGGGCGTTTCTGTCGAGTATAATCATAAAGTAGAAGACCTGTTGCACGAAAAAGAACAGGGCAAATTTGACGCTGTATTCCTCGCTATTGGCTCCCACCTTTCTAAAAAAATAGACCTTCCTGCCAAAGATGCTTTCAAAATGATGGACGCGATCTCTTTCCTGAAACAGGTGGAAGAGGGCGATGCACCACAACTGGGACGTCGTGTAGCTATTTATGGTGGTGGTAACACTGCAATGGATGCCGCCCGTACTGCAAAACGACTGGGTGTGGAAGATACCATGATCATCTATCGTCGGGACCGCGCCAATATGCCTGCCCACGATTTTGAAGCCCAGGAAGCCCTCGAAGAAGGTGTCAACATTCACTGGTTGCGCGCTATCAAATCAGTAGATGGCATGACGATGACGGTAGAAGTGATGGAACTGGTAGACGGCAAACCTGTGCCTACAGGTCGCTTTGAAACCCTGGAAGCAGACTCCCTCATCATGGCACTGGGCCAGGAAACAGATACCGGTTTCCTGAAAAATATACCCGGCATTACATTCACTCCAGATGATAATGTGTGCGTAGACAGCAGTATGATGACCGGCTATCCCGGCATATTTGCAGGTGGTGATATGGTGCCCGGAGAAAGAAATGTAACGATCGCTATTGGTCACGGTAAAAAAACAGCCCGTTATATAGACGCTTACCTGAATAACAAAACCTATACACCATCAGCCAAATCTCCTCTCATTGGATACGAAAAACTGCATCGCTGGTACCGCACCTATGCCCCTCAGGGCACCCAGGTGGTAAGACCAGCGGAAGACCGTATCGCTGGTTTTGACGAAGTAACCTACGGCCTCAGGGAAAAAGAAGTACTGTTTGAAGCCCGCCGGTGTTTGTCCTGTGGCAATTGCTTTGAATGCGATGGCTGCTTTGGCGCCTGTCCGCAAAAGGCAATCACAAAACTGGGACCGGGCAATGGCTATTCCTTCAATTATGATATTTGCACCGGCTGCGCAGTGTGTAGCGAGCAGTGTTCCTGCCATGCAATCGAAATGGTACCCGGAGCGTAA
- the nifJ gene encoding pyruvate:ferredoxin (flavodoxin) oxidoreductase, which produces MTQETTPVIATLDGNEAVAYIAYRVNEVCAIYPITPSSTMSELADEWAAKGLKNIWGQVPDVIEMQSEGGAAGVVHGALQAGALTTTFTASQGLMLMLPNMYKIAGELTCAVFHVAARSLAAQALSIFGDHSDVMAARTTGFAMLSSASVQEAHDMALISQAATLRARIPFIHFFDGFRTSHEINKIQLIPDDQIKSMISDTLVSEHRARSLNPDQPFIRGTAQNPDVYFQGRETVNPFYSAAPVIVQDAMDQLGELTGRQYQLFEYYGHPQAERVAVVMGSGGEVLKETVCILQHNGEKVGVILVRLFRPFSGEHLLSALPDTVEKIVVLDRTKEPGAAGEPLYQDIVTHICQAYTAGRLSKLPRITGGRYGLSSKEFTPAMAKAVLDELNNPVPKHGFTIGINDDVTHTSIDYDNHFHIEPSDRVCALFYGLGADGTVGANKNSIKIIGEETDLYAQGYFVYDSRKSGTQTVSHLRFGKDPIRAPWLVDKADFIACHKYNFISKTDMLQSARPGATFLLNSPYSADEVWDHLPRMVQEQLIDKQMKLFVIDASKVAAAAGMGQRINTIMQTCFFALSNVLPADEAIEQIKKFIRKSYLAKGEAIVQKNFKAVDDTLAHLVRVNIPASATGSLPMDDGIPAEAPAFVQEVTAMLLEGKGDLLPVSKMPIDGTYPTGTTKWEKRNIADDVPVWEPDSCIQCGNCSFVCPHSVIRSKFYHESYLEKAPEGFPSAAINARGFPETRYTLQVYLEDCTGCKLCVQACPVVDIKDASRKAINMTPKPSLATGREHIRFFESVPVNNRSELDFSTVRGAQFLEPLFEFSGACAGCGETPYVKLLTQLYGDRLLVANATGCSSIYGGNLPTTPWSVNKDKRGPAWSNSLFEDNAEFGLGMRVAADKQWEIAQTLLLSLQPVLENDELVNAILHAPQQLESHIAEQRDRVGVLKQKLHALRGNALAAQLLAVADHLVKRSVWLIGGDGWAYDIGSSGLDHVLSTGRNVNVLVLDTEVYSNTGGQMSKATPTAAIAKFAAAGKKVGKKDLAMQAISYGNVYVAQIAMGANPQQTLLALREAEAYKGPSLILAYSHCIAHGIDMEKGLTQQQLAVSSGYWPLIRYNPALREAGKNPFVLDSPRPAVSFTDYAYNETRYKALASANPAEAKRLMGLAQELVTLRYKTYENMATWKAEEFAPVA; this is translated from the coding sequence ATGACACAAGAGACTACACCAGTTATTGCTACGCTGGACGGCAATGAAGCCGTGGCATATATCGCGTATCGCGTTAATGAAGTATGTGCAATCTATCCGATCACGCCTTCTTCTACCATGTCAGAACTGGCAGATGAATGGGCGGCGAAAGGTTTAAAAAATATCTGGGGCCAGGTGCCGGATGTAATAGAAATGCAAAGCGAAGGTGGTGCCGCAGGTGTGGTACACGGCGCTTTGCAGGCTGGCGCATTGACCACCACTTTTACAGCATCACAGGGGCTGATGCTCATGTTACCTAACATGTACAAAATAGCCGGAGAACTTACCTGTGCTGTATTTCATGTGGCTGCAAGGTCACTGGCTGCACAGGCATTGTCTATCTTCGGCGATCATAGCGATGTAATGGCGGCACGTACTACCGGTTTTGCTATGTTATCGTCTGCTTCTGTACAGGAAGCGCATGATATGGCGCTGATTAGCCAGGCAGCCACACTGCGCGCACGTATTCCATTCATACATTTTTTTGATGGATTCCGTACTTCGCATGAAATAAATAAGATACAACTAATACCCGATGACCAGATCAAAAGTATGATCAGTGATACACTCGTGAGCGAACATCGTGCACGTAGCCTGAATCCTGATCAGCCTTTTATAAGAGGTACTGCACAGAACCCGGATGTATATTTCCAGGGTCGTGAAACAGTGAATCCTTTTTATTCGGCGGCGCCTGTCATTGTGCAGGATGCCATGGATCAGTTGGGAGAATTGACAGGGCGGCAGTATCAGCTGTTTGAATATTATGGTCATCCGCAGGCAGAGAGAGTGGCAGTGGTCATGGGCTCCGGCGGAGAAGTATTGAAAGAAACCGTATGTATACTGCAGCACAATGGTGAAAAAGTAGGAGTAATATTGGTACGTTTATTCCGCCCCTTCTCCGGCGAACACCTGTTGTCTGCATTACCTGATACGGTTGAAAAGATCGTAGTACTGGATCGTACCAAAGAACCCGGCGCTGCGGGAGAACCGTTGTACCAGGATATCGTTACGCATATCTGCCAGGCATATACAGCCGGTCGTTTGTCAAAACTACCACGTATTACCGGCGGTCGTTATGGCTTATCTTCAAAAGAGTTCACCCCGGCAATGGCGAAAGCCGTACTGGATGAACTCAATAATCCGGTACCCAAACATGGATTCACGATCGGCATCAATGATGATGTCACCCATACAAGTATTGATTACGACAACCATTTCCATATCGAACCGTCAGACAGGGTCTGTGCGCTGTTTTATGGATTAGGTGCAGATGGTACGGTAGGTGCGAATAAGAATAGTATCAAGATCATCGGTGAGGAAACCGACCTGTATGCACAGGGATATTTTGTATATGACTCACGTAAATCAGGTACGCAAACGGTGTCTCACCTGCGATTTGGGAAAGATCCTATCCGTGCGCCATGGTTGGTTGACAAAGCTGATTTTATTGCCTGTCATAAATACAATTTTATCAGTAAGACTGATATGTTGCAGAGTGCCCGGCCGGGTGCTACTTTCCTGTTGAATAGCCCATATTCTGCGGATGAAGTGTGGGACCATCTGCCACGTATGGTGCAGGAACAATTGATAGATAAGCAAATGAAGCTGTTTGTGATCGATGCCTCCAAAGTAGCTGCTGCAGCTGGTATGGGCCAGCGTATCAACACGATCATGCAAACCTGCTTTTTCGCGTTATCTAATGTTTTGCCAGCCGATGAAGCGATTGAACAGATAAAGAAATTCATCCGCAAATCTTATCTGGCAAAAGGCGAAGCGATTGTACAGAAGAATTTCAAGGCAGTGGATGATACACTGGCGCACCTGGTACGTGTAAACATACCAGCAAGTGCTACAGGTTCATTGCCCATGGATGATGGTATTCCTGCAGAGGCACCTGCTTTTGTACAGGAAGTAACTGCGATGTTGCTGGAAGGGAAAGGCGATCTGTTGCCGGTGAGTAAGATGCCAATAGATGGTACTTATCCAACTGGTACCACGAAGTGGGAGAAAAGAAATATTGCAGATGATGTACCGGTATGGGAACCTGATAGCTGTATACAATGTGGTAATTGTAGCTTTGTGTGTCCGCATAGTGTGATCCGTTCTAAGTTCTATCATGAATCTTATCTCGAAAAAGCACCTGAAGGTTTCCCATCTGCTGCCATCAATGCACGTGGTTTCCCTGAAACAAGATATACCTTACAGGTATATTTAGAAGATTGTACCGGCTGTAAACTCTGTGTACAGGCCTGTCCTGTAGTCGATATCAAAGATGCTTCCAGGAAGGCGATCAATATGACGCCAAAGCCTTCACTGGCTACTGGCCGTGAGCATATCCGCTTCTTTGAAAGTGTGCCGGTGAACAACCGTTCAGAACTGGATTTCTCTACCGTGAGAGGCGCGCAATTCCTGGAGCCATTGTTTGAATTCTCCGGTGCATGTGCTGGTTGTGGTGAAACACCTTATGTGAAATTGCTGACGCAGTTGTATGGTGATAGATTACTGGTGGCAAATGCAACAGGATGTTCTTCTATTTATGGTGGTAATTTACCGACCACACCATGGTCTGTGAACAAAGATAAACGTGGTCCGGCATGGTCCAATTCCCTCTTTGAAGACAATGCAGAGTTTGGACTGGGGATGCGTGTGGCGGCAGATAAACAATGGGAAATAGCACAGACATTGCTACTGTCATTGCAACCTGTGTTAGAGAATGATGAATTAGTAAATGCTATCCTGCATGCACCGCAACAATTGGAATCACACATTGCCGAACAACGCGATAGGGTAGGTGTGCTGAAACAAAAACTGCATGCACTCCGTGGCAATGCACTGGCGGCACAATTACTGGCAGTTGCCGATCACCTGGTAAAGAGAAGTGTATGGTTGATAGGAGGTGATGGATGGGCGTATGATATTGGTTCTTCAGGATTAGATCATGTACTGTCTACCGGACGTAATGTAAATGTTCTGGTGTTAGATACTGAAGTCTATTCCAATACAGGTGGCCAGATGTCAAAAGCGACACCTACAGCTGCGATCGCAAAGTTTGCCGCAGCAGGAAAGAAAGTAGGTAAAAAAGATCTGGCCATGCAGGCTATCTCTTATGGCAATGTATATGTAGCGCAGATTGCGATGGGTGCAAATCCACAGCAAACACTACTGGCATTGCGTGAGGCAGAAGCTTATAAAGGCCCATCCCTGATTTTGGCATATAGTCATTGTATTGCGCATGGTATAGATATGGAGAAAGGATTGACGCAGCAACAGCTGGCAGTGTCCAGTGGATACTGGCCATTGATCAGGTATAATCCGGCTTTGCGTGAGGCAGGTAAGAATCCTTTTGTATTGGATTCACCAAGACCAGCTGTGTCATTTACAGATTATGCTTACAATGAGACGAGGTACAAAGCACTGGCTTCAGCAAATCCCGCAGAGGCGAAAAGATTGATGGGATTGGCGCAGGAGTTGGTGACACTGAGGTATAAGACTTATGAGAATATGGCCACGTGGAAGGCGGAAGAGTTTGCGCCGGTGGCATAA